In Vespa velutina chromosome 14, iVesVel2.1, whole genome shotgun sequence, the genomic stretch GAAGCATTTTCGTTGCTACCACCTCCACCGCCACCGCATCATCCCCATTCGGCTTTTCATGCGGCTTTTCATCCGCATCCTCATGCGCCACCTTTACCGCCGTTTCTTCCGCATCACGGACCACCCCCGCCTGCTCCGCATCCTGCCGCAGCCGCCGCCGCAGCATGGGAACATCATGCGGCCGCAGCGGCCGCGGCCGCCGCAGCTGTGGCTTTTCATCCACCACCACCTCATCcgtaagtttttattttcattgtttattataaaatagatattagaTAGCGAGgatgtattattaaaacaatcaAATTGATACGAATAGATTTTGACttgaatcaattttattatgtcggtttattattaagtatttaatcgagttttatttatcgaatttaattctttttcaattacattttttaatacatatattgaatTACAAAAAATGTGATTGTCAAAATGAAATTCGTGGATggaatattttaatcgtttttattttacacccatctgtaaaaattatattcattttttagtAAGAATAAATCCTTCCTCGGTGTGGACTTTATTGTATTGTTCAGTGAGACGTCTCCGTCGTTTCTCTATCGAGTTAATTAAGAtctttctctcaatctttctctctttctctctccctctctttctctctttctttactctcTTCGCACGTTTCCACGGAACATGTCACGCGACTGAAAACGACGAGATTTTACTTTTCGACGGGAGAATCTAGCACCGGCAAACTGGTAGTTTCAGACTGCGAATGACGTGACAATAATTAGACGGTTCGAAGCGTTGCCCTTCTCTCATGGCCGATATACATGATGCGTTTTAAATTGATCGTGTCGTTGATTTTACTCGAGGAAAACGAGAGGCTATTTAACGTTGTTAAtgtaaattgaatatatatatatatatatatgtatatatggaacactttttatttaatttaatttattaattatttatttatagattttatcgtaattatttatttatttatattaattacttgCAAAACtcctactatttttattattattatatatttatttgaatgcttatttatttatttatttatttatttatatataaatttttttttgtatataaatctcATTTAAATTTCATCTATTGgcgagatttaaaaaaattcgaaagaataattatttctttaaggGATTCAttgcgttattatattttttgttttgttttctcaatatatctttcgtagtgaataatttcaagtattatcaattaattattaaattttataaaaatttgcatGTATCcttgataatttctttttcctttctattttttctttttttttttttaaatagtaaaagaatatatataacaattataatctattatttaacaaaacaaaaaagcacttacttaataataaatataaaaggaagaaaagcaCCTTacttaatgataaataatataaatataaaaggatgaaaaaatttggaaatatcgaaatataagTGTCGCGTATTAAGTCTAAAGGTCGTACAAATTAATCTTCGTAAAACTTCTAATTCAGATTgtactttctctttcatcgagCGTCGGCGCTAATAAACGCGTTCGCGAGTCGCAAAGTTTCACGATGGAAGAGGATAAATAGATGGGAAgttgttgaaaataaaatgaagaaaaggaaaacgaagaagatgaagatgatgatgatgatgatgaagaagaagaaaaagaagaagggagagaaggaaTTTCAAACGTGTGCAtccttgtcgtcgtcgttgcttGAAAATCTAATTCACGACGAAAGATACGTTTTACGTGCAAATGAAAAGAGCGTCTGGAgaatgagcgagagagagagagagagagagagagagagagagagagagagagagagatagcatgttctttatttcattctttcatttttgatttctttctttatttctttctacgttCGTACCGCGGTTGTAAAATGTTGTAAACTTACCCTAAGTTATGTGACACGTAGGACAAGTGGCGTGTGCGAACAAACACGGCCCACCACCTTTACTCTGAAAATCAACGATGATTATGCTCGTCGGGCACATGACGTTTATAATACgcatatatagaaaagaaatttcattttagaaaattcatttccaATACGTTCatttttaagattataatGAGTGCCAGACAAACAGAAacaggggagagaaagagagaaagagagagagagagagagagagagagagagagagagaagaatcgattataatataattgcttcgaaaatcgattatgcgatttcgatcgatcattttaaatcaagattgtttttttttcttttaattttttttttttacacacttATTCACTATTATACTTATgagatttattatttgcatcgatcgtatttttatcgtatattattatgtattatctttctcgtttattatGCGATACATGTGTAAgtataaaatctaattaattacttCTTGACTGGTTTGTTGTATTGTGCCGAcatagattttattaattatttaataatagtttcaaacgtaatattacaattcaattgaacaatatttattaactatttaattattattctaataaggatagataacgattaaattaaatttaattatttacgtgTAACGTgtgtatctacatatgtatataacgctATAGATTCTtactcattaatatttatgcgTATAAGTATAGATAgcgtgaaagaaaagaaaagaaaagaaaagaaaaagaagaaaaagaaactcgaTTGTTTTGTTGATCGATTTACACGTTGATTTCttggaatatttttccttatcgttttttttattttttttatttttttgcttttaaacatataatatcCGTATACACgcatttaatgatatttatgtatatactttcaCTATGTTTATCTGTTtcgaagaaatggaagaacaCTTGGGCAAATGTTTATGTTAGATCGTCCTAGCAAGATTGTTATGTTTTTCATTACGTGTCCTCTGTAATCAACGTAAGTTCCtcgttattgttttatttaagaCGTAGACAGTCTTGTCGTGGATCTCGTAGAAGAAGGTTCGGCTTTCGACACTTTACTTTTAAtgtaagatatttaaatttatttcaattaattctatggttttaatataaataattaatacgtacATTGTTCCATTACTgttgcaatattttatttaacgttaattagATACATGAGTTTTTAATCGAacaattttcgatataatatataatgtatttatattttgtaatttttgtttttttctttttttttttttttttttttattagaatatatcaACTGAGATTTCTCATGTTAATAAGAGATACATAAGGTATtgttaaaagaattttcaattcGATCAAGTTCACATGATTGAGGTCTATCGTTCTCGTTGAAATAATCGAAGATACCAAAGCTTTCGATGAAGtcgataattattgtatttcgTTCTTGTGAAACGTTTATTACGTCGACACtttgaatttaattgtaatataaatggtctgtttatttatatatatatataaagtagaataagaatatattttaagtaaGTTTCAATGGAATATTCGACGagtgaaagaagagagaagtcAACAGGAATCAAGAAACGGCGACGGCAGGCTTAAAATTTGTGGTAGGCGACGGACGCCATTgctctcctttcttctcatctctttctctctctctttctctctctctctctctttctctctctttccttctctcattttctcttcttctcttttgttcagcaaaaaattattttcgttttattaatagaaagttaacgttatatgtgtatatatatatactttcttttgcCATTTGatgattttgttttctattttatttagaatatataatcgaGGAGTGAACTAtagtgaaatatatatatatatatatacgtagattatatataaattgcatTAGTCTATTACTATAGTTTTATATAAGTgccgatttcttttttttcgatcgtatatatgcatatctatatatatatatatttttttttgtttctttttataaagtgataaagagagagagagagagagagagagagagagagagagagagagagagagatcattaTAAGTCTTATATTGGATAAGTAAATTCGAAcgtaaggaaaaatataaaataataattgagcGAATAgggaaacaaataaaaaataatttttcatctatattcgtatatatagaaatttaaagaaagtaattaaaatattttatcatttaacataaatgacgttaatcgttaatttcataagatattctttaaattgcgtaataaaattttctattttatttgaatgaaatttataataatcgacgATCGTCGTTGAtcgtagataatattttttctttttttttctctcttttttttttctgtttctttttcttgtaaaaCGACATTGAATTGTTTAATTTAGGTAGGAAGAGATTTGCATACATAAGTCGAAATGAGAAACGTTTCGACGAATTAGGATTTATATAAGTAGAGAGAATAGATTAAGAATTCTCTAAGGGTTGCGTCCTCGGATTTACAAAGACGACATAGTTGGTAATCATTCGTAATTTGTACGCGTGCCGTGATGGTGTCTCGCACGGAGACTGGAAAAATAGTTTCCCACGTTATAAACGATCTTCCGTTCACGGTCTACGCGTTACATAGGTATTACATTagtagagaagagagacagtATTTAGAAATGGCGAAGAATGTTAAATCGCAGCTTCTGTTTTGCGCTCataaattagatttattaatcgtcattttaatgaacaacgattatttttttttttcttttaattaatttaatccaaAAGAATGATCGTTCAGATTTAAATGTCGCCGTAAAAACTTTtgttgaattataaaaatgaaatatctcgAAAGTTTTATAAGCCgacgaacttttttttatctttttggtTAATGAATTTACATcgtattctataaaaatatttgtcggACGACGGTAAAGcgcaatgagaaaaatattttgattaatttatttctcaattGAGTACTTcactattaattattattatattttgtgtcACATATCGACGATTAAATGATAACCATtcgtagatatatttaatccGATGATATAACgaagaaatttcttaataaatttatttgattcgtattagaaagaagaaaaattatcaatcaattatatatataatattctttttaaattgttaacaACGTGTTTATACTATTCACGATGCAttagaaaagaagtaaaaattctttcacgataattagaaaagaaataaaaattctaaaggTTTCGTGATATTCGATagggaagaaaaatctttttttattaattttattgacttttttctttctatataattcCTTTCTGATTTAAacgaagaagatatatatatatatatatatatatatacacatacatatacacatatagagatagagatagagatagaaagagagagagagagagagagagagagagagagagagagagagagagagacgatcgaCCGAGTCGTGACCCGCTTGTctcgaagaatttttataatagccGATACCAGTTGCGGGCCCCACGCACTCCTGCTTCTTGTGGGAGGAAATTCTTGTCTCAACGCAAAAGAACAAGGACACGAACGCAGTACAACGAACGTGAACGAATATAACTCGTTTCATTTATGATATTCTCtgtgtatctttctctctctttctctccctctctctctctctctctctctccctctttctttctgttcctttttctgtCACTTTTTCGTCATGACTTTTATTAAATCCAATTGAAAAACTATAGGGATATAGAATAACGTGTCAAATATGCGGGCATTTGGATTCCTATTtacgatatgaaaaataatagaaagaaataaccaTAAGGTAGTGGGAACTAATACGTTTTTATATGATGTTTTACGATGACGTGGGACGggtgaaggagaaagagaaaagaaaaatatcaaatagttcgattagaaatttctttacGATTATTTCATCAAAATTTCTTAACATTGAACGATCAGCCATTTATacgattgatttaatttttatatttattttctcgatatacgtacataatcatatagtattaatttattaattactttcattcataaataagtaagaagttttatataatataatcaataagtattgtgtatatatatatatatataagaagaagaacattatagtattattatagtttcatTATAAGTTCGTTATAGTTTAGgtaaattctatattaatagtttcaaattttaaatatttgacaaaggatatatatatatatatatatatatatatatatatatatatcattcagtTGATTGATTCTTCTTTGTAAACATTCTCTCGGCATCTATGATACAAGGATCAAAATTACTGAACACTTCATTCAGCGTGGTTAAACGTGGTAGCTGATTTGTCAGTCGATGAAAGATATTGGAAGGCGTTACCGGCAGGAGCTTGTCGAAGGAAGACGTCTACTCTTAGCTTCCTCTTTCTTGATTCTCttatatcctctctctctctctctctctctcttaccctctctctctctctctctcttaccctctctctctttctctctctcttactctctctgtctctctatctttctatctctatctatctttctctttctctctttttccttttatttccagCTCTTTCACCTACGAACAGTCAGGCACAAGAAGGTTTACCATGGCGATACTAAGCGCATACGCGATTTATCATTGGCGTGGCCATCCATTGATAAATTCCACGCACGCATTCATAACGGCCATAGAAAGGTCAAGTCCGTCTTGTACTCTTGAGTCACGTGATGGCCAAGCAGGGTTACGATACGTCGAGATAACCGCTTGCAAAAGCATTTGTTTACTTTCCTTATTCGTGGAAAGATGGTTtgcactttctttctctctctatctctctctctctctctctctctctctctctctctctctcttgtctttttctcctttttttctttattttttttgtttttaatcttGCGCACGTATTTAATcgtttagatatttttatattatttgtatattactaGATTCgaagtataaattattgtgtatgtgtgtatatgtatgtgtgtgtgagtgtatatatatatatatatatatatatatatgttataggCAAACTAAATAgagtttaattatttcaatgtagATCTCTTAatggtttttatttataagagaagatccttttttatttgttaaaaatttaaatattatatatagaatagtatttattgatttgtgcgaatagagagaaagagagagagagagagagagagagagagagagaaagagagagagaaatttgattttctgattgaaatgaaataatcgacAAGCAATATAAAACTCGTTAATTATACGATTTAAAgtcatatcattaatattatcgtacgcatttaattatttgaatttgcaAGAGTAAGACGCATTTCgtagaattaatttataaggaCATAATTTAATCTGAAGATGTCGTAgctataaaaagagagagagagaaagagaagaagaaaaaaaaaagacatacaATTCACAAGTCAATGAAAGAATTATACTTATAAgggatgggggggggggaatatttaaattatcggTTAACATTGTTGACGgtattagataattattaatgattccTGTAATCGTCAGGTTAAAGAAAGTTCTTTGATTATGTTGAAATTAAGATAATTGTTGTAAGAAGGatggaagaaatgaaaaaaaattagtaaaaaggaaagtgaacgaaaagtaaaagagagatatatgaAACAGAGCTCGTCAATTACGTCGATACTTTACGATAACACAATCGAATtgatacgataaatattttcattgcttGATACGGTACACACATTTATCACCTACCAACCCCGTGGTAACTCCTTCCACATCCCCCTAACCCCTTTACCGTCTTCATGATATTTACCATGAATGTAATCGAGCGGACAAAAAAGCAGTGTGTCGGGTATACGATTGCACGGATTGAATCTCTTAATGAGGCAATTAGGCGATGGTGCTGACCGATAAAACGATTTGTTTTGTCTGTCTCGTAACACACTCGGTGTGATATAGTTAGTCGCCTTTTTAAACTCTTCTACGGTATCATTTCGTCGACTTTAATAAACACATAAAGTTATCAatcgtatttcttttgatCGACCGAAAACGATGATATATTCGTAGAAAGAAtagatacgtaatatatatatatatatatatatatatgcgtgaatgtgtatgtatatatacatatatatacttgtgtgtatgtgt encodes the following:
- the LOC124954214 gene encoding proline-rich protein 7-like isoform X1 — encoded protein: MPEKEVAYHQEAFSLLPPPPPPHHPHSAFHAAFHPHPHAPPLPPFLPHHGPPPPAPHPAAAAAAAWEHHAAAAAAAAAAVAFHPPPPHPEPWQRIEIKVFRIEGSRR
- the LOC124954214 gene encoding proline-rich protein 7-like isoform X2 — encoded protein: MPEKEVAYHQEAFSLLPPPPPPHHPHSAFHAAFHPHPHAPPLPPFLPHHGPPPPAPHPAAAAAAAWEHHAAAAAAAAAAVAFHPPPPHPRRT
- the LOC124954214 gene encoding proline-rich protein 7-like isoform X3 is translated as MPEKEVAYHQEAFSLLPPPPPPHHPHSAFHAAFHPHPHAPPLPPFLPHHGPPPPAPHPAAAAAAAWEHHAAAAAAAAAAVAFHPPPPHP